A portion of the Trichomycterus rosablanca isolate fTriRos1 chromosome 17, fTriRos1.hap1, whole genome shotgun sequence genome contains these proteins:
- the syngr2b gene encoding synaptogyrin-2b: MESRGETTAYGASLSGGSFDFVNFLKQPQTILRLLSWVFAIVVFATITAEGYVNDAHDSQVKCVFNQNEGACNYGVGIGIIAFFGAVAFLVADAYLPMMSSAQERRRLVIADLGFSGLWTFLWFVGFCLLANQWGKTTERVGIPTDAAQAVIAFAFFSIATWAGLTYFALVRFRQGVGDITQNFSESVPDHTSPYSSSYIPQDPSPYQASAYPSFPNARSDIYPQPPFTAKPEPTGNNDYQPPTY, from the exons ATGGAGAGTCGAGGAGAAACCACGGCGTACGGAGCTTCTTTATCCGGAGGCAGCTTTGACTTTGTTAACTTTCTGAAACAGCCGCAAACTATTCTGCGTTTACTGAGCTGG GTGTTTGCCATTGTGGTTTTTGCCACCATTACAGCTGAAGGATATGTCAATGATGCACACGATTCTCAGGTGAAGTGTGTGTTTAACCAAAACGAAGGGGCCTGCAATTACGGAGTGGGCATCGGCATCATTGCCTTCTTCGGCGCCGTGGCCTTCCTCGTTGCCGATGCTTATCTCCCCATGATGAGCAGTGCACAGGAGAGAAGGCGTCTGGTGATAGCTGACCTGGGGTTCTCAG GACTCTGGACGTTTCTGTGGTTTGTGGGTTTTTGCCTCCTGGCTAATCAGTGGGGAAAGACCACCGAGAGAGTGGGAATTCCTACTGATGCTGCACAAGCTGTCATTGCTTTCGCCTTCTTCTCTATTGCCACCTGG GCTGGACTGACCTATTTTGCTCTGGTAAGATTTCGCCAAGGCGTTGGAGACATCACTCAGAACTTTTCGGAATCTGTTCCTGATCATACCTCCCCTTACTCCTCATCATACATCCCTCAAGATCCCTCACCATACCAGGCATCTGCTTACCCCTCCTTCCCCAACGCCCGCTCAGACATCTACCCGCAGCCCCCCTTCACAGCCAAGCCAGAGCCGACGGGCAACAATGACTACCAGCCTCCGACCTACTGA
- the tk1 gene encoding thymidine kinase, cytosolic gives MEFLDAPIIFPASPNKTKGQIQVIFGPMFSGKSTELMRRVRRFQIAQYTCLVIKYAKDTRYSDKGMATHDRNTMEAVPASCLRDVWSLAQQACVIGIDEGQFFPDTVEFCEEMANMGKTVIVAALDGTFQRKPFGNILNLVPLAESVVKLNAVCMQCYREAAYTKRLGAEKEVEVIGGADKYHAVCRACYGGLMSNKENYAPKRDETPSQSRTGRQLDPGAPRKLFASLHL, from the exons ATGGAGTTTTTAGATGCGCCGATAATTTTTCCAGCTTCCCCCAACAAGACGAAGGGTCAAATTCAG GTTATATTTGGACCAATGTTTTCTGGAAAAAG CACAGAGCTGATGCGAAGGGTACGGCGCTTCCAGATTGCCCAGTACACCTGCTTGGTGATCAAATATGCCAAAGACACTCGTTACTCTGACAAAGGAATGGCTACACATGACCG CAATACGATGGAAGCCGTGCCAGCTAGTTGTCTCAGAGATGTGTGGTCACTGGCCCAGCAGGCATGCGTTATCGGTATCGATGAAGGACAGTTT TTTCCAGACACTGTTGAATTCTGTGAGGAAATGGCCAACATGGGGAAAACTGTTattgttgcagctcttgatggaACATTTCAGAGAAAG CCTTTTGGTAACATCCTAAACCTGGTCCCCTTGGCTGAGAGCGTGGTGAAGCTGAATGCTGTGTGTATGCAGTGCTATAGAGAAGCAGCCTACACCAAGAGACTCGGAGCTGAGAAAGAG GTGGAAGTGATCGGAGGGGCGGATAAATACCACGCAGTGTGCAGAGCCTGTTATGGAGGCCTGATGTCGAATAAGGAGAACTATGCCCCCAAGAGGGATGAGACACCCTCTCAGTCTCGGACAGGAAGACAGTTGGACCCTGGTGCACCACGCAAGCTCTTCGCCAGCCTTCATTTATGA